A genomic region of Gordonia westfalica contains the following coding sequences:
- a CDS encoding YegP family protein codes for MIVYENIPEKVSEYRGTIEVYEDEILQVDLDAKSVVARHPEWRWRCKSRNGQILAQGEGYRRRSGALNAIDTQYAARLKVGGINYDVVPRGQERQMLVCPWRVVILDRHGDIDKIGALY; via the coding sequence GTGATCGTCTACGAGAACATCCCGGAGAAGGTGTCTGAGTATCGCGGCACCATCGAGGTGTACGAGGACGAGATCTTGCAGGTCGACCTCGATGCCAAGAGCGTGGTCGCCAGACATCCCGAGTGGCGTTGGCGGTGTAAGTCCCGCAACGGTCAGATCCTCGCTCAGGGGGAAGGCTATCGGCGTAGGTCGGGGGCTCTCAACGCCATCGACACCCAGTACGCGGCGCGGTTGAAGGTTGGTGGCATCAACTACGACGTGGTCCCGCGTGGGCAAGAACGGCAGATGCTCGTCTGCCCGTGGCGTGTGGTGATCCTCGACCGCCACGGAGACATCGACAAGATCGGAGCACTCTACTGA
- a CDS encoding phage N-6-adenine-methyltransferase yields MSGRAMGSHQCATTGDDVWLTPPHVLDALGPFDLDPCAAPAEANWTTARHHYRLPDDGLTLPWEGRVWCNPPYSNVWRWLDRLANHGTGTALIFARTETAGFQAQVWRRATAVLFLEGRLTFHHRDGSKAAANSGAPSCLVAYGTDDAGRLLDSGLPGAFVHGWSITAVDDQPSLFEEAS; encoded by the coding sequence GTGAGCGGGCGGGCGATGGGATCGCATCAGTGCGCCACCACCGGGGACGACGTGTGGCTGACACCACCGCACGTCCTCGACGCCCTCGGCCCGTTCGACCTCGACCCGTGCGCCGCACCGGCAGAAGCGAACTGGACGACCGCACGCCACCACTACCGACTACCCGACGACGGACTCACACTGCCGTGGGAAGGGCGCGTGTGGTGCAACCCGCCCTACTCCAATGTGTGGCGGTGGCTCGACCGGCTCGCCAACCACGGCACCGGCACCGCACTGATCTTCGCCCGCACCGAGACCGCCGGATTCCAGGCGCAGGTGTGGCGGCGGGCGACCGCAGTGCTGTTCCTCGAAGGGCGGCTCACCTTCCACCACCGCGATGGATCGAAGGCCGCGGCGAACAGCGGCGCACCGTCCTGCCTCGTCGCATACGGGACAGATGACGCGGGCCGACTGCTCGACAGCGGACTCCCTGGCGCGTTCGTCCATGGCTGGTCGATCACGGCAGTTGACGACCAACCATCCCTCTTCGAGGAGGCGTCATGA
- a CDS encoding DNA-methyltransferase: MSIYYQDDLVTLYHGDCREVMADMADRSVDVVITDPPYTERTHGMAKTNRGAGHGIKAVTFAAISDADLRAVLAECGRVSASWVVTSLDYAHAFAFDQGPPVGLRSLRIGVWVKPNPMPQISADRPGQGWEAISFLHRADTKPAWNGGGKAGVWTYPVVQNTGHPTAKPLPMVEDWVRLFTNASETVFDPFAGSGTTLIAAANENRKAVGVELEERYCELIAKRLSNQTMALDFGDAS, encoded by the coding sequence ATGAGCATCTACTACCAGGACGACCTGGTCACCCTCTACCACGGCGACTGCCGAGAGGTCATGGCAGACATGGCAGATCGGTCGGTCGATGTGGTGATCACGGATCCGCCGTACACCGAACGCACACACGGAATGGCAAAGACGAACAGGGGTGCTGGTCATGGCATAAAGGCCGTCACGTTCGCGGCGATCTCTGACGCTGACCTGCGGGCCGTACTCGCCGAGTGTGGGCGGGTCTCGGCGAGTTGGGTGGTCACGTCGCTTGATTACGCGCACGCTTTCGCCTTCGACCAGGGTCCGCCGGTCGGGTTGCGCTCGCTGCGCATCGGTGTCTGGGTGAAGCCCAACCCGATGCCGCAGATCAGTGCCGACCGTCCCGGGCAAGGCTGGGAAGCGATTTCATTTCTACACCGCGCCGACACCAAACCGGCCTGGAACGGGGGTGGCAAGGCTGGCGTGTGGACGTACCCCGTCGTGCAGAACACCGGTCACCCGACGGCGAAACCGCTGCCAATGGTGGAGGACTGGGTGCGCCTGTTCACGAACGCCTCGGAAACGGTGTTCGACCCGTTCGCCGGTTCGGGCACCACGTTGATTGCTGCGGCGAACGAAAACCGTAAGGCGGTCGGTGTCGAGCTTGAGGAGCGTTACTGCGAGCTGATTGCGAAACGCCTCAGTAATCAGACGATGGCTCTCGACTTCGGGGATGCGTCATGA